GGTTCTGACGTCCCCGCTGCCAAGTTCGCCGCTGACCAACTAGCCTCGAGCTTCAAGTTTGTTTGGAATTTTCTCTCCGCTGCCTCCGTTCTAGGGACCGCGGCAGCGATAGCCGAGTACGCGAACCTtgattttttgtttctggaGCTGAAAGGATTTCCAGCATTGATCCTGACTGCTGCAGCAGGCCAACAAGCTACTGGATGCTTACATCACGCCCTGCCCTGCAGCTAGGTACGAATACACAAGGCGCAACGTGAACCAACTCACGCACGCGATCACACGCACACTGCCGCTTCCTTCCCTTCAGCTCGGTATAATCTACCGCTGTATTATAAATTGTCTGGTACCTGGCGCGAGAAACCGCTAGGCCCTGACGTCGGGCGCAACACACGAACGGAATAACGGACATACGGACGACATTTCCACGGCCTTTTGACAACTTTCGTCCAGCCCTGCGCTGCTTCACCATCTTATATCTAAGCAAACAACCTTTCTCCTCCGCAATTGACGCCGTTCCAGCGCTGCGGAATACCTTAGCAGGTAGCGGAAAGAGGCCAACGGGAGAGAGGGTCTGGTTAGTAAGGGCTGCGGAAAGGATCCACGGCTGCGGAAGACATTCAATAAGAAGCTGAGCATCTtcccgtcgccgccgccgtctccGCCGTCCGTATTCCTGGCCGGACATACCACTGACGTCTGCTTGTTTGTGCCATTGAATACCACTTCTAACCTACGGCATATTGCCTTGCATCCGGCAGCGCACGGGATCACATCACAGCCTGGCACTTCATTTCTCGGTCCCAACGTCATCTCCACCGCTGCCCTTTGCAATACGCGTATCTAGAATAGCCATTTCGTCCGTTTTCCGGCTCCCTGGCTTGTCCGGACACCTAAGAACTCTCCGGTACTTTGTTAAGCACCAGGGCCTAGGTGTTCTTCCGCCCCCATAACCTCTGATTCTCTTAGAGGGCTGCCCGCCGTCTACTTTCATTCTTCGTCAATTACTGCGACTCCGTGCTTCCGACCAGCTGCACACAGCCTCTTGCCCCTGTCTCGCCAGACGTAGCTGTGTCAGGCAATATCATTTCTTCTATTCGGCCGGCTTTTAAGATTTTGTTCACGCGCTATTAGAATCTCGcacttcttttttctcttcacttTTTTCGTGCCTGGCGCACTTGAATCTTACATTGCACTCTTGCATTCTCTAGCCGtatttgatttttttcttgctttgcttctctcgtgggttttgtttcttttacCGCTCTCATCACCAGATTTCGGGGTTTGGCTTGGACCCGACATTACACCCCACGTTCTCCCCGCTGGTGACATGTGAAATCACCGGCGCAACCTTGGACATGTCGTCAAACGCTTCACCCGGAGCTCACAAGCATCCCAGGATACTGGCTTGTGTCCTATGCCAGCATCGCAAAATCAAATGCGATAGGAATTCACCATGCTCCAACTGCATCAAGGTGCGCGATCCATTTCTCCCTGACCAGGTCCGGTAGCTTCCAGGTCTCATGAAAATGTGCCGTCTCCCGTTCTGCTTCTCACCTCCCGAACTCAAGGCTCCCAGTCGCCGGGACCATGTTCGCGacggaaagaaaagggaaacgAAACCTTCCAGCTCGCTGCCTGATCATTTGTTTGCAAGAAACTTACATTGCCCCAGGCCAATGTCACCTGCACGCCTAGCACGCCGGCGCCAGCCCGCAAACGCCGGCGCCCGAATCAAGATCTCCAGGAACGCCTTGCTCGATGCGAGGAACTGCTCAAGCAGTATGCAAGCGGATCTGTGCCGATTCCTGGCCCTGCTCCTGCGccttctgctcctcctgctcagcGCCCGCTGCCACCGCTGCCAGCCACACCGTCCAATTCAAACCTGCCAACCTCCGAAGCCGTCGTTGCCACGCCGGCCAGCGTCGATTCTACCCAGTCTCGGAATCCAGGCTCCCTCATGGTCAAGGAAGATGGCAACGTCCGATTCATGGATAGCTACATTTGGGCTAGTGTCTACGATGAGGTTAGTGGAAGCCATGGGATGGGCAATGGCCGATCCGAACCACGATCTGAACTCGAAACTTGGATCATGGAGACCCTGACTTTCAATTGCATTTATTGATTCAACTCTGCGACGGATGCTGACCTGAAGCGTACAAACAGCTACAGAAAATGCGGGACATCGTAGAGACGGATGATCCAGAAGAATCTAGTCTCCTCGGCTCAGATGAGCTCACTCCAGACAATAACGCAGACCTCGTTCTTTCCGCCGACGTATTTAACACGAACGTTGAAGACCTGCAACCCGACCCGATCCATGTTTTCCGTCTTTGGCAGCTCTATTGTGATCGTGTCAACCCGCTTTTCAAAATCCTCCACATACCGAGCCTGCAGCCCCTGATCATAGAAGCAGCGAGTAACATGGCTGCTGTACCGCTACATAACCAAGCACTTCTTTTTTCCGTCTTCGCCATGGCAACTGTTTCCATGTCGGCTGCCGAGTGCATACAAACAATTGGCATGTCTCGCGATGTTGCCATCCAGAAGTTCAATACCGGCACCAAAGCGTCCTTAATCAAATATAGCTTTCTCAAAAATTATAACATGACCACATTGCAGGCCGTTGTTCTCTATCTAGTAAGTCTGACTTTAGGCAGCAAACTTCCCGTCACCCTTCCCTCATTAATTCCTTCACTTGAGCTTCTCATCACAATACGCCGTTATTAACGAACCGTTAGCTTTCTCTAGAAGGACGCTACGATAGACATGCTCAATGGGTCATCAGTGGAGTCATTATGCGGATAGCCCAGAAAATGGGCTACCATCGAGATGGCTCACAGCTCAACTTAATTCCTTTCGAAACGGAGATGCGCAGACGCATTTGGTGGCAGATTATGATGCTCGATGCCAAATGTGCCATGATGTCCGGTTTAAGCCAGTCATGGTCGAATCTTGGTTGGGACACCAAGAAGCCTCTGAATTTGAACGATGCGGATCTTTTCCCCGGCTCGACGGAGCCGGTCGTGGAGCGCGACGGCCCTACAGAAATGGCTTTCAGCATTGTCATTTCAGAAATATTCCGATTCAAATTGGAAACCGATGGATCCAACGAATCCCGTGCCTTTGAGGCTGCCATGATGGGCCAGACGCTCGATGATGGCCCGGAATCGGAAAATAACACAAAAGCCATTTTTGAGAAGTTTCGAAAAAAGGCAGAGGCACTGGAAGAGAGACTGCTGGAAATTGAAAAGAATATGATCGACATAAGGGCGGGCAATGTCCACGTCGCAGCGCTTGCTATTCGACCAATGCTCACTCGTAGGTTGAAGGAAATGCTCGTCCCAATACAAGAGCAACCAGAGTGGGGGACCGAGATTTTCGGCCCCAAGGATAATTTCTTCAAAGTccttttgatgatgatggagcaCAAGACAGAGGCACACGAGCAAATGGTCGCCGCTGGCTTTCAGTGGTTCATGCGTTTTCACTTTCAGCTTGATGCATTTGCAGTCTTTACAGGGTTGCTCCACGACCGCCCCGTGGGAAGTCTATCGGACCGCGCCTGGGAGGTAATGCGCAGAATTTATGGTGACCATCACGAATTCTCCGACATGACTATCAAACCCCATGTCGCCCAAGCCCAATTTGTGCTCAAAGCTTGGCGGGCGCGGGAGCTTGCCTATGGCCAGAATGGCCAGCGAATTGAGACCCCATCCTTTATCAATAGACTCAGGGAGTTGGTGCCATCGAGTGATTCCAGGTCATCCGGCCAGGGATCCGTGACATCTCCCGCGACAACGGTGAcacctcagcagcagccgctaGGAGGATTCAACCAATTCCTCGGAGGATATCTCGATGTCTCTACAGTTAACTGGGAAATGTTTGGAGAATTCCTGCCGAGTAGCGGAGAACAACTCTCAGCCTCCATGTTTGATGGATATACCATGGGCAATCTTAATATGGGCAATATGGGTTAGAAGCCCGTTGCTCCGGAAGAGATACATACTAGGAACCCAGCCGCAGACGATGAATGTGGAAAAGGTACAGGTGAGGACAAATGAAGAAGGGGAAATCTTTGTGCGGATGAGAGCTGAGTATTAGCCGGAATGCATGGTGTATGGTTGACTGAAGGGAGCAAATTCGGATGGATCAGAGTCGGCGGACCTCGACATCGGAaaggcttttttttttccttttccttttccttcttctttctcccccttcGTTTTTTGTtacttctttctcctctatATGCTTTTACCAGGGGCGTTTTGGGTCGACATAGAGTTGGTCTCCTCTCCGCAACGGGCACGAATTGCCACAAAATTAAtcatgcttcttttctcgtGTCGAGTATAGGTGAATGTCGACACGATTTCTTGTACGATTGAAATGGAACCACTCCCACGCttgtttatttattttacttcTATTTTTATATCTTTGGACACATCTCTGCAGCTCAACGGCACGATGCATATAGGTAGGACAAGTTTCGGACTTGTCAAGTATGACATTGGACAACCCCAATCACAAGGTGTGATTATGTACAACATGGAGGGGACTTGCACAAGTGTATATAAAACTCTTTTCGGTACATAGTTGAGATATCTCTATGCTCTAATCTACCTCATCAAGCTCGTTGAGGCTGAgatttgtttcttttctgtgCTTGTGCGATACTATGTAGCGGGAACTCGTAGATGCCAAATGAGGCTCAAGCAGCTGAGGGTGATCGGATCGTGATGCAGGCGTATCTATGTAGCGTCGCAATGCCTAGTAGCTGAATTTCCTGTCGAGGTGAAGTGATTAGCAGAACGTCGTcggagaaagaggagaatgacCGAGGAGAATGACCGAGGGGAATGACCGAGGGGAATGACCGAGGAGAatggccgaggaggatgtCCGAGGAGAATATCCGCATTTAGGACCACGTACCAGATAGTAGGGTTAGCGAGTACCACTCTTATCGGAAACAGATCGTGGTCTACCTCccgtctttttcttgctcttcttgagTAGATTCAAGTTGGTTGGCAATAGCTGGACCAGTCGATCAATGGCCGGCCTAACCAAGTCGAAGCGAGGCAAATAAATCCTCCGCATGCCATTGGCAAGTGTGCGAGATGCGAAGGCGAGCATAGAGAAGATGTATTGCTGAACGAGGCAGGCGAAGAGGCTAATGCAGAACATGATGAGGAAAAGAGGCcagaagagctgaaagatGGCGAGTGCGTCGCGGAAGTAGTCGGCTATTGCAGCGAGAGAGGAGCGGATGaaggagggaggaggggagggagagaagatggaggggagggTGAAGACGTTGGGGAGAGGGGTTGTTGAGCGTATGAAGAAGCCGCCGACGAACATTTTGGACTGAAGGATATGGGTTTGATATtgtgttgatgatgttttggCTTCGGTTTGAGAGGTTGTGGATTTGGGAGGTTTGGGGTGGAGTGGTGGAGGCAGGGGATTTATGGGATGGGATTTATGGGATGGGATAATATATCTGGTGCTGGAATAGCGTTGGCACAGATGAAAGGAAGATAACAAACGAAATATTGATGTTTTATTCTTGGAAATGGAGCTCATCCTGAAAGTTTTTAGAAGCAACTGATGCCAGAATGTTGTTGGCTtggcgagagaagaaacaaaggaatATGGCAAAGCATCTTTGGCAAAAAAATCAGCAGAATAATCCAAACAAAAGACACCTGGAGGTCCATTGTTTATAATCAGATGGCGACAAGCAATCACATCAAAGAATAGAATCAAGCGTGTAGTGAACTAAGGGTGCATTTGTTTTGTTCAAAGAACAAtctcgacgacgatgatgaatctGACACCCTATgaattaaaagaaaaagtccCTTTCCATGACATGATTCCCTTTGTTAAAATCACTATTCCACCCATTCCATTTCCGTAAACCCTGTTAAAAAGCCAAATTCATTCATCGTAATACATCA
This genomic stretch from Trichoderma breve strain T069 chromosome 1, whole genome shotgun sequence harbors:
- a CDS encoding fungal specific transcription factor domain-containing protein, translating into MSSNASPGAHKHPRILACVLCQHRKIKCDRNSPCSNCIKANVTCTPSTPAPARKRRRPNQDLQERLARCEELLKQYASGSVPIPGPAPAPSAPPAQRPLPPLPATPSNSNLPTSEAVVATPASVDSTQSRNPGSLMVKEDGNVRFMDSYIWASVYDELQKMRDIVETDDPEESSLLGSDELTPDNNADLVLSADVFNTNVEDLQPDPIHVFRLWQLYCDRVNPLFKILHIPSLQPLIIEAASNMAAVPLHNQALLFSVFAMATVSMSAAECIQTIGMSRDVAIQKFNTGTKASLIKYSFLKNYNMTTLQAVVLYLLSLEGRYDRHAQWVISGVIMRIAQKMGYHRDGSQLNLIPFETEMRRRIWWQIMMLDAKCAMMSGLSQSWSNLGWDTKKPLNLNDADLFPGSTEPVVERDGPTEMAFSIVISEIFRFKLETDGSNESRAFEAAMMGQTLDDGPESENNTKAIFEKFRKKAEALEERLLEIEKNMIDIRAGNVHVAALAIRPMLTRRLKEMLVPIQEQPEWGTEIFGPKDNFFKVLLMMMEHKTEAHEQMVAAGFQWFMRFHFQLDAFAVFTGLLHDRPVGSLSDRAWEVMRRIYGDHHEFSDMTIKPHVAQAQFVLKAWRARELAYGQNGQRIETPSFINRLRELVPSSDSRSSGQGSVTSPATTVTPQQQPLGGFNQFLGGYLDVSTVNWEMFGEFLPSSGEQLSASMFDGYTMGNLNMGNMG